A genomic window from Cupriavidus basilensis includes:
- a CDS encoding crotonase/enoyl-CoA hydratase family protein — protein MSNTAATPEVRMTIEDHIAIISLDNAAKKNAITPELMQQLSQRLTEFDNDDNLWVAVLDPAGEHTTAGLDMPKFFGPTATAKPIPDDQIDPFGLEKRCRKPLISVVHGITYTIGIEQMLASDIVIAADTARFCQLESKRGIAPLGGAHFRYLTRTGWGNAMYHLFLCDEFSAAEAYRCGFVQEVHPYGRHRERAMEIARLICKVAPIGLRATKAAALTYIEHGEKAAIEVIPQVRDQVFASEDFKEGIQSFVERREARFQGR, from the coding sequence ATGAGCAACACCGCAGCCACGCCCGAAGTCCGCATGACGATCGAAGACCACATCGCAATCATCTCGCTGGACAACGCCGCCAAGAAGAACGCCATCACGCCGGAATTGATGCAGCAGCTTTCGCAGCGGCTGACCGAGTTCGACAACGACGACAACCTGTGGGTGGCCGTGCTGGATCCGGCCGGGGAGCACACCACGGCCGGCCTGGACATGCCGAAGTTCTTCGGCCCGACTGCCACGGCCAAGCCGATCCCGGACGACCAGATCGACCCGTTCGGTCTCGAGAAGCGCTGCCGCAAGCCGCTTATCTCGGTGGTCCACGGAATTACCTACACAATCGGCATCGAGCAGATGCTTGCTTCCGATATCGTGATTGCGGCCGATACCGCGCGCTTTTGCCAGCTTGAATCGAAGCGAGGTATCGCCCCGCTCGGCGGCGCCCACTTCCGCTATCTGACGCGGACGGGTTGGGGCAACGCGATGTACCACCTGTTCCTGTGCGACGAATTCTCGGCAGCCGAAGCGTACCGCTGCGGTTTCGTTCAGGAAGTCCATCCCTACGGCAGGCACCGCGAACGGGCGATGGAGATTGCCCGTCTCATTTGCAAGGTGGCGCCCATCGGCTTGCGTGCGACCAAGGCAGCAGCGCTGACCTATATCGAGCACGGCGAGAAAGCCGCCATCGAAGTCATCCCCCAGGTGCGCGACCAGGTTTTTGCCTCGGAAGACTTCAAGGAGGGCATCCAGTCCTTCGTTGAGCGTCGCGAGGCGAGGTTTCAGGGGCGCTGA
- a CDS encoding SDR family oxidoreductase, which produces MTAVANLFDLTGRTALVTGGSSGLGLQIAEALGTQGARVVISSRKADALQSAQAHLASLGVDASWIAADNASEDDIERLANEAMERLGKVDILVNNAGATWGASTVDHPLAAWDKLMNLNVRSIFLLTQKIGKLSMIPNRYGRIVNLASIAGLIGNGPNAQPTIAYNTSKGAVVNFTRALASEWGPYGITVNALAPGFFPSKMTKGTIEKVGVEKLSEQVPLQRIGDDDDLKGAALLFASDAGKHITGQILAVDGGITAV; this is translated from the coding sequence ATGACGGCTGTGGCAAATCTCTTCGACCTGACGGGCCGCACGGCGCTCGTTACCGGCGGATCCAGCGGGCTGGGCTTGCAAATTGCCGAGGCGCTCGGCACGCAAGGCGCCCGCGTGGTGATCTCATCACGCAAGGCTGATGCGCTCCAGTCCGCGCAAGCGCATCTTGCCAGCCTCGGGGTTGACGCAAGCTGGATTGCGGCCGACAACGCCTCGGAGGACGACATCGAGCGCCTCGCCAACGAGGCAATGGAGCGACTAGGCAAGGTCGATATCCTGGTCAACAACGCGGGTGCGACGTGGGGCGCAAGCACCGTCGACCATCCGCTGGCCGCCTGGGACAAGCTCATGAACCTGAACGTGCGGTCGATTTTCCTGCTCACGCAAAAGATTGGGAAGCTGTCGATGATCCCCAACCGCTACGGGCGCATCGTCAATCTCGCGTCGATTGCCGGCCTGATCGGCAACGGTCCCAATGCCCAGCCGACCATCGCTTACAACACCAGCAAGGGTGCCGTGGTGAACTTCACGCGCGCACTGGCAAGCGAGTGGGGGCCCTACGGCATCACAGTCAATGCGCTTGCACCGGGCTTCTTCCCGTCGAAGATGACGAAGGGGACTATCGAGAAGGTAGGTGTCGAGAAGTTGTCGGAACAGGTACCCCTGCAACGCATTGGCGACGACGACGACCTGAAGGGTGCGGCACTGCTGTTCGCGAGCGATGCGGGCAAGCACATCACCGGCCAGATCCTGGCTGTCGACGGTGGCATCACAGCGGTTTAA